One Cucumis melo cultivar AY chromosome 8, USDA_Cmelo_AY_1.0, whole genome shotgun sequence genomic window, ATATCCTTCCACAAGCCCTAGTGGGTGCCTTTAACCCCACCTAATAACCACTCAAAGGGATGAGGCTCATACTTGCTAACAATAACCTTGTGTTGAAGGACATTAGAATCGAGAGGAAAATGCCGAAGTCATTTACCTAATAGGGTTTTGTCGCGAGTCCTTAAGTTGCCAATTTCTAATCCCTTGGATCACCGAGCTCCCAACTATATCCCACCTAACCAAGTGTGAACCATATCTTCCTTCCACCGCCCCTACCCAAAGGGAGTTCCACACAAATTTTTCGATGTCATTACAAATCTTACTAGGGTTCGAAAAGACGTAATGAGAACACTACTCAAAATTGACAGAATCAAAGTACGTCTCCTGAATCAGAAAAGTAACCTTTTTTCCACGAGACCAGACTTGTACTCAGTTTTTGAACCACCTGTTGGAGATATTAATGTTAAATTTAAAGGTCTGTCCCATCTCCTCCACTTCATGGATGCTGACCCTGCCACGTGGTGTGGGTGACCTATCGAAATTTTGAAGAAGACACTAGTAAATTGAATCGATTAATCAAAAAAGACAGTTAAAAGGTGGATGTCATCATTTGAGATTTCACTACATATTGGTCATTTGAAGAAGATTAATTCTATCAAAAAAAAATACCCTGTTATAGATGTGAGCAACCAACGCACCTCAAGAAAAACTGCTAAGGAGAGGCAAACTTGACTACTGGCTCCAAATCTGAAAAGCCTTCACGCTCATGTGACAGTGTCGACGTACTTTGAGAAAGGCTGGCCATGACATGCTGATAATTCCCAAAATGCCATGAAAGGAGGATGTGTTACTGTTACCAATAGACAAGGGCACTGGTGGGGCATAAATAGACATTAAATAGTATTTGATGAACCTTTGGGTGGTTGAAGATACAACACAAGCAAAAGATACGAGCTAAACCATAATTTTCAGCAAGTTTGTTCTACATGTGTCAAGTGAAACAGTAGAAGACTGTTAAGTGTAGGTGCGTCCTTGTTGTGGCAGTCTGGCAGATGCTTTTTTATACAGAGATTCTGGGCAGTTGAGTGGTACATTGCACAATCACTTAAAAATGACTTCTTTCGTGAGGCCAAAGTCTAGATCAATGTGATGaaggcttttattaaataaatactCATCCATGCATGAGGAGATGAAACATTCACAAATCACACATTAACGAATCTTGGAAAGAGAAGATTTATGAAGCCTGTATCTTTGTTAAAGATAATTGCGGTTGTTGTGATCTGTGATGGTGCCaaagtaaaattaaaagaaaagcaTACTGACATATGAGATTAATAACTTACAGATTACATTAGATCagcttttctttgtttttatgtttttatctCCTTTTGgcttgggttttttttttttttttttttttctttttttcttttttctttttttcctcttttttttttttttttttttttgtattatccTCATTCCTTCCTTATTCATTTGTTTGCAATGAAAGTTGTTTTCTTTGTACAAATTGTAAACAATGGGAGCATAAATAAATACCGTTTAGAGAGAACAAATTGCAAACAACGGGAGCATAAAAACTgctgaattttaaaaattaacttcGGTTTTTTCTTATCAGTAAGTCAGTTCCATTCCATCGTCAGGTATAGGCCTAATATCATCTGAGCTGTTGCAGCAATTTTACATGTAAAATTTCTCATCTACCGTTTTAAACAATCGGTGGTTTCTCTTGTTAATCATGATTGCCACAAAATTTGTATTTCATGCCCGTTCATCATTTAAGCATTCTACCATTATAAAATCTCTCCCACTTTTTTATGcttttgtaaaaagaaaatcaaactaataatatgttcCTACATCAGTAAAGCAGGAGAAATTGTAGACCAAATTGATAGAACTAAAAGACTTGATAAGTTAATGCATTATACAAAGACATACAGGGGATATCCAATAAAGTTTTTCTAACTTGTCTCAAAAACTACACATGTACATAAGATATGCTGAAGTGAGAAAGTATAACATACATACTTAGAAAGGCATCAACTCAGTCAGCTAACCAGATATCAGCCAAAAAACACCATTTGGATGGCCATTCCAGTTCAGCTGCAGCAATTCTACTAAGCCAAATTGAAATCTTCATCTTCAGCCAATGTGATTGGAATACTAAAATGACTCCACTCGAGATTTAACTTGGGTCATATCGTTCAGGTTGACTGACTTTTCATAGGCTGGAATCTGTAACTCCCATCTTGCTCCAAACTCATATCATAAACTTCAGAATGTGAACCCCTGGATCGCCTGATATCCTTGCCTCTTCCATACTGTGTATTTCCATTGTGCGCCTGAAAACCAGGGACTCTTTGTCTTCTATCCAATCCATTTTTTCCTGGATTCAACCCTCTCTTAGAAGGCTTCAGGTTTCTTTCAGTTCTTCGATTCCTGGTTCTTTCCTCGTATATATTTCCTTTTGTACCATTACTATTTGATGGTGCAGAGGAATGCCTCGGATAAGAACCCTCTGTATCCGAGTAATCTGAGTAATTTGTGTTATCTTCTTCTTTATCCACAGAAAAACTTCTCAATTTCCGGTTAGAAGACCTCCGGTGAGTCCTAAAATTATCTTCCTGAAAACTAGCTGCAATTTCATTTCCAACTTCCGAATCCAAACTCAACGAACTTTCCGACGCAGTAATACTTCTATATGGCCTTACACTGTGAACCACCCCTTTAGGGAAAAACCTTGCAGAAGGTAGTTCGTCAACCGTCTCAAACAATTGAGGCCCATCTCTTTCCGTCCACAAATCGAACCCACCAGGTCTTTGGAACCTATCCGCCAAAACCTTCACCTGTTCATCGGCGCCAACGGAGAACAAATTGGGAGCCTTCTCCACAACCTCCCACGGTCTCTCCAGCTCGGATACAGCCGCCTTAAGCTCAGCCCGCTTACGCATCTCGTATATCTGGCGTTCACGGCACAACCGGGCCTTAAGCAGCTGCTTAGCTTTCTTGGCCTGCATGCGCTTCCATTGCCACTTCGACACTCCACCGGGATAAGTTCTAGGACCTCCGCCCATTCGAATAAGCGTTGTCGTCTTTGTGACGATCGGCATCCGATTTGGAAGGTATGAGAGGTGGTTTGAACCAGTTAGAGACTGAGAGAAGGAGAATAAGGGCGGACGAAGAGGGATTGAAATTGGAAGGGAAGTTTGGAGAATAGGCATTTCTTCGTTGATACTTCGAAGCTGAAGAAATCAAAGTGGCAATAGAGAGCCCTAATGCCGGACCGACGAAAGAAGCAAAACTGTGGAATTGATGGAGGTGGCGCCGAGATATTCACGGTTGCAGTGATGACGGAAACAGGTAGCGGGTAGGATTTCATGGGCCGGCGGTACATCTTCGATATTATGGGCCATCGTACTGAGGAGCCCACAATACAATGTGCCCAATGGGCTTGTACTAGCACATTCACTCGTTTCAATAGTTGTTTGGAAAACGTGGAAAtagaaaatttatggatataaaaaagaaaattagcaaattgttaaattattttgatttatgacaaaactaactattacaataatttttcatttttttggtTCGAATTTACCCCTCCACGGAGcacaattgtccatatacaaatacagtgtatttgttgagataaaaaaatcaaacaaaatatattgtaacgacccaacttcttatactaagccgaaaacattattaattaaaagataaataaatttcataaatttattaaaatatagaaaataaatgtcTATAAAgatcaaattaaataaaatcctaactcgggtcctatttagttttaaagaaaaatgaataaaataaaattaaaaaatgcaTCAGATCAAAATGACATAAGCGGAAGCAAAAATAAATCTTTATGGCAAGGACGGAGGAGAGGATCGACTTGGTCTCCTTGCGACGATAGGCAGAAATAGACGGCGGCGGTGGCGGGGGGAGCTAGGGTTAAGGTTttcctctctcttttctttccttttctttttccttatgaAGAGATGGCACAACTTCCCATGccacatttaaacaaaaaaaattattattattattatcattatatttttaatttatcctttttcttttccttctttcctcAGATAACCGTAATCTTTATtcacttcatttaaaacccatcaaatctcctctttaaactcaaattttcctctctctccaatccaatcacctttatctttcaaaaataaatattcttacataattatattattcacataatataattattttaacttcaaagtcaattaattatacaataaaatatataattaatcaaattttctccaatacaaacaattaaataatattcaATAAGTTCCAATAAAGTTCAACAATTAACTGACAcccaaaaaattcaaagatttaaacttaaataattaaaaataaattaccttaaattttgggaCATTACAATCACATATCACGAatatagtgtatttgtaaacaaatAATTCTTaatgaaatcaaaaaaaatattatattgttccaaCAATCCCTAAAGATATGCCATTAGTTTCAATTTACTATTTTCGTCAAAATTAAccgtcaaaatagcaaaatattggattgaaaatagaaaaatagcaaatccaaaaaatattttgatttatggcaaaaccgCCCGCTGGATTTTTTGCATGAGTGTATCCTTTACAAAGGACAATTTCTCCCATACAAATACAcctaaaaaaatcaaacaaaatatcaaagaGTACGAATACtatttgtaaacacattcactcttggtaaatcttaactaaatcaaaaaatattctcttaCTTCACCAAGATCCCCTAAAGATAGGGCTTTAGTTTCAACATCTcctaattattaggatttaaatcaattaattcataattttttatatttcatattatttatcaaaattgtattaaataatatatattgcaaaattttaataacaatttgaatctacaatttatatgatcccataaaatcgtcaatttgaattcaaatttaactcttatccctaaaataacacaaagttaaatttaactatttcacatttttattcttcaaactatttatcaaaaaatatatataaataatacataatacatatttgatatttattaaccttttgagtttataaatatatatctcaccctaaatagttagttttaatctcaatttttaaccttattcttaaatccaatttttacactttaattttaaatatttagtttGAACCCCTCAAATTATGCTAAAGATATAAACTTAAATTTGAGTTATATTATCATCCCTAAAATAATGCTAAAATAACAAACTTTATTTACAGCATTTTCATCCCCAAATTTTGCTAatttaacaataatttcataaataatacataatacgcaattgttattttcaagtcaaattttatacattatccctaaaatgatgcaaatatatctacaagattatagtgtttgttatattttaaataatttattaataatattggtaattattacaatttcttaaaTGACCTTAAATATGCCTCAACAGCGTCTTTGCAATTAATTGAGGGTGCGTTtggtttgtattttttaaaaaatatttttcaagaaTACATTTACTTTTAAACACTTTCTTGAAAATAGTTTAAAGTTTAAACACTTACATGTTTGGTTAGATTTTTTTATAAGTGTTTATAGAtgaattttgtttggtttgtaATTTAACAAAAATGTTTATACTTAACTCGAATTACCATAAAGGACTACTAAATACTATTAcctaatttcataaaaaatacatatattttgattttaaaaaaaatcaatatactttgAAATTAGTGGCATGTTATCTTGAAactaattgttttaaaattttgaaattagtaAAGTTAAAACCAAgcattattttttttcgtattaaattttttagataattttattttagaggtAGAAGTATGTTGATATTTAAATTCATAATTATAAAAACTATAGTTCATCTCCAAcaacaaaacataataataattataatttttcttaaataatataatatcaactagACATGAGAAGTTGTGCAATTCGATCACGTTCTTCATTCATCTCCATTTCACGAATTGAACCTCTATGCTCTTCATTGACCTCCTCATAATTTATTTCATCAATTGAAGGTAGTAGCATCTCATCGTCGTCATAAGGCTTGAACTCAAAATCTATTTTTGAATGAACCCTTATAAAGTTATGAAGAGCCATTGAAGCAACAACAATTTTTAACTGTTTGTCAAATGGAAAATTATGCATTTGCCGAACAATTCTCCATCTATTCTTCCAGACACCAAATGTTCTTTCAATTGTGCATCTTAATGAAGAATGTCTACGATTAAATACCTCCTCCTTCATGCCTCTTGGTTGGCTTCCACGTCGAAAATTAGCAAGATGGTAACGTTCACCTCTATAAGAACCTAAATATCCTTTCGTTTGTGGATAATCAGAATCTACAACATAATATTTTTCTGAAATAATAAAGTAAAcactaaatatttaaaaaatataataaatattaatgtATTTATTCTTACATACTAACCTTTGGATGGATGTGGAAACCCTAAATGTGGTCTTCTTAATGCCTCCACAAAAATTCGAGTATCATGAGCAACTCCCTCCCATCCAGCCCAAACAAATGTAAAACACATGTTGAAATCACAGACTGCCATAATATTTTGGGTGGTAATACTTTTTCGACCAATGTACGGTATATGTCTTCCTTTAGGTGCTACAACCTGTATATGAGTACCATCAATTGCTCCAATACAATCTTTGAAATACGGCCAATATCTAGTGTCTTGTTTAATCTTATCAGAAGTAGTTTAGAATTATGGATCTGTAGGCTTAATTACATCTACAACCATATGACAAATAACATCTAACACTATATTAAACCACCTTGATACAGTCTCACCTGAGTGCTGAAATCTTTCTTGAACCATTCTATTTGAGAAACCGTGACCCAGTGTAATAAGAAACATTGCAAGAGCCTCCTCCAAAGGCATACGTTTGGCTTTAGTAAAGTTATATTGTTGTTCAAGTACTACTAACAATTTCTGAAATATATGTTTTTCCATTCTAAATTGTTGGTGACATCTATCCTCGTGACTATTCAAGATCTCCATTACAAATTTGTAACCAGTGTGAGAAGATTTCCTACAAGGCTCTTTGCAAACATGCATCACAAAATGATAGACTACAACACCACGTCCCAATTTTACTAATTGATCAAGTTCATATTCAACATCGCTTTCGTCAGAATGATCATTGTTATCAATATTGTAATTATCAGATGACATCCGAAAGACATAAAggaattaaaaaacaaaattagaaacCAAAGATCCAACAATATAATATCTTGTTATCATTGCTAATAGTATTGTAATAATCAGATGACATCTGATAAACATAAAGGAATTTAAAAATAGTCatgaaaaacataacaaaacatTCATAACAAAAATAACACTCGAAAATAGTAATTGTCTACAAGCAAACATTTTCTATAATCTAAGGTTGTCAAACTTTCTTTTGCTTCAACCATGCAACTTGAATCTTAGGCTCTTGTAGCGCTACAAACATTTCTCTATTTTCCCTTTTTGTAAAGATATCTGCAGCTTTTATGAAAAGCCCATCATCTTTTATAATTCCAGGTATGTCTTATAAGACATTCATCACTTCAAACATACTACAACTTGGAAGATTTCTTCTCCTATTATCTATTGATCCACACACACGTTCCAATGATCACAAAGTTTATTTGCAACATTACctttttcctattctttttctttttttcctttcccgAGTATAATCCTCAGCAGTATGTATTGAATATTCCGTATCATTAGTATCATTATGCTTCATATCCTCAAATGTATCATCTCCTACATGTCTAGATGAATTGTCTTCAGTACTTGGAGGTACAAATCCTTGGCATGGTGCCCATGCTCCATCTTCCGTAACTGTAATATCTTTAAAAAGAATATCTAATTGGTCTGCATTTTGCAACCCATTTGCTCTAAATTTTGCTGCCTCAGGCTTAACCTACAAGATATTAATTTAAGAAGTATTTAATTATGATTATAATTTCTAGTAAATAAACGATATACCTTTAAATTCTCTTCCCACCACTCAGTTGGTGCATCAATAGTTTGTCTTAGTGAATCCCAACCCAAGCCTGTGTTGTTTCCAACCAAGTCTGTCCATATCTGCCaatctttttttaatacaaCCCATTTATTTTTCATTCGTCTTTGATCATAATTTCTTCCGGTTTTCTCTCTAAATATTCTAATAACATTTTTCCATCCTTCTTTACTTAAATGTCCATTTGGTCTATTCCTTTTCAAATGAATTCATCAGCACAAGCATGGATAAATGCATCGGTTGTAGTATCATCCCAAATTGCCttgaattgtttttctttttcatctctaTTTGTAGTCATATTTATGGACATCTACGGAAACAAAAAGGTGGATTAAGTAACAACTTTTTCTATTTATTAGAACTACAATAGAAATAAAGTAAAGAACACACAAtgttaaaagttaaaagttaaaagttcTAATCCTCTCACTTCCATAACTTTTAAGaataaatgacgtaaaaaatcAGTAACCAAACAATCTTCACGGTACATTATGGACTATGTGGTGGACTGGTTTTCAACATAATCCTTGATTGAAAAGTATAATCAAAATGTTACAGGAGCATTAATGTAAAAATGAACtataattattttcttcaaGAACTCAATTCAGCATCAGCAACTAAATAGCATTAATGTAAAAATGAACTATAATTATTTTCTTCCGGAACTCAATTCAGCATCAGCAACTAAATAGCATTAATGTAAAAATTTCTCTTACAAGACTTTTCTGTGATTACACGTTTCTGTAGAAAGCAATTTGGTCTTTCCCAAGCAACTTCCTTTCCTTTAATGCTACGTATATTACATTTTAAAACCCTTTCAGACTTCTTAATTTTCCCTTCATCGTATCATTTGAAATTGAGTAGTTAAAAAACAAAGAGAAATATGGCTGAATTTCTTTGGACTTTTGTTGTTCAGGAAGTCTTAAAGAAGATTGTGAAATTTGGAGCTCAACAAATTCGGTTAGCATGGGGGTTGGAGAAGAAGAAGCTGTCCAATTTGAGAAATTGGTTACTTAAGGCTGAAACAATAATCTTAGTAGACATTAATAGAAAGAAGTTACTAAACGATTCTTTGAGGCTATGGGTGAAAGAACTTCAAGATATTGTCTACGAAGCTGATGATCTAATGAATCAGCTTGTTTATAAAGATCTTTAAACAATTGCGGAACAAACTGAAAATTTGAGAAAGGTACGTGATTTTATTTCCATCCCACCATCCAAAAATCCCTTCTTGTTTCTTTGCTAGAAGGCCAAGAAAATGAAGAACATTACTCAAACTTTATACAAACATTAATGTGAGGCAAGTCCTTTGAGACTTGTTGGTGACCAAGTCCTTAAACTTTTTATAAAGCTTTTGAAACTACCACTAAAATATATCTTAGAAGTCCCAATTTTCCTTTCCAATCACCAACTCGTTGTTGTAAGTTCATCTAGTATTCTAATGGTTATCTACTTAAGAGTTgataactaaattttaacaGTAAACTCTATTGAAGTTTGTCCTTGTATAGACTACCTCATCTCTTTAATAACTAAATTCTTGAATCTTAGCTGAAGAATCTCTTAAGCCAACTCTTACTTTTCCTCAAAGGTTTCATTCCATAATCAAGTCCATCATTATTGaaaattatatcaaattattaatttataactTCATTTTGAAGTTAAAAACTCAAAACACAATTGACAAACAGACTGCAACACATACAAATGGGTCAAAAACAATTTGATAGTAAAATAAAACAGAGAGAAAAAGTCCGAAATACACCTCTTTAATTTCTGTAATTTATATACCAGTTGAGAAAAAAAAGACCCTACTACTATTGACCAGAAGAAAAAGAGGGTTAGAAAATGGAGAAGGGAGTTAATCTCAGTAGAGAAGAGAAAATAATCGCAGTGCTTGAAATCAGTAATCCGAAACTGGAGAGAGGATTAGTCATCAACCAAAAAGAATCGGATGCTTAACCATCAGTGACAGACGCtgcaaacaaaaaagaaaaactacttCGACCCCAAAAGAACACGAAATCTAGGTCACTCACCTCTAAGTCTGCAGGTCGTGGTTGTACTACTAAATGACGGAGTAAATACAGAAGGAGCAGGTAAGCTCGAACAAGGCTTGTCTCCACCAAGCGACAACAATCTAGGCTTCTGCGGCGAGTGAGGATGCAGTCGACGAAAGTCTACGAAGAATGAAGGATTTGAGAACACATGGTGGAGAGGGGTAATGGGAgggcatttttgtaattttcatataaaaggaaaaaaatttgaATTCCCGGTCAATCAATCTCAATTTGATTTTGTAAAAATGTGGTTTTTAATCCtttctctaaaatgatttattttataaatcattttctaaaaaatgcAATATTTTAATTTGCCAAACACtacaactttttttaaaataacttttttgCAAAATTAACCACTTCATAATTCTAACCAAACACACCCTGAATCTTCTTCCATAtgtcttttaaattaaattagagaaAAGAACAGAAACATGAAAAATAGGAAGAGGGGGCAGCCGCAAGTTGAAAAAACACAGTAGAGATAGTTTTTTCTAGCAAAAAAGATTGATAAAGAAAGTGTGGTGTGACGGTTTCTGGCGTTCCAACAGGAAGAGAGACGTTGGTCAATGGAGAGAAAGCCGTTAAAGGTTTAGTCGTGGGTTTCGAGGCAAACAAAAGATGACGATTTTGGGTTGTTTACAGCAGCTCTAACGTTCGTTTCAACAACTTCGCAACGTGTTTAACGGCTGGTTTAACCATGGTTTTGGAGCCGTCAAAGGTTGGTTTAGCCATCAGAGGAAGACGTTGGACTTTCGACATTAGCGACAACGAGCTTTTTTAGCAGTGTTTGGCGGCGTCCGACGTTGGTCGTGGGTTTGCAGCAGGTTCTAACGTTTTGACGTTTATTGGAGTCGGGTTTAGTCAACTTTCACAGGTTTAGCCGCAAGCAAGACAAAAATATCAAAGTCTTCAGTAAGAGGAGCCGACAAGAAGAAAATCTAAGTATGAAAACtttgaaaggtttgaaggagaCGAAGTGGAAACTCCAATAGTTTCTGTAGAAGTTTGATTTTGATGTGTTAATCATGTGTGTgggagtttgattttaattatagggtatttgtagtTTCTTGGGTCATTTAAGACATTATTCCAGCAATTAGTTTTCCATATTTTCTGATTTTcctattttatcaatttaaataaaaaattgtcatttatctAAAGTAAACCTTCTATTTTACTAAACATtctattttgttattcttcttaTCAGTCCTAGTTGTTTTCGGTACATCCACCGTCCAgatttatttacaaaatttgagTAGCAAAATAATGGATAACAaactaaaaatagcaaatccaaaaaataatttgatttatagCAAAATCGTCCGTTGGAGATTTTTTTTGTCCGATTATACCCTTTATAAAGGACCATTTTTCTCATACAAACACAATGTATTTGTATAAATCAAAAAATGAGGCAGAATGTAATCATGAATATAGTTTATTTGTAAACAACATTGAgttttggtaaatcttaactaaacaTGATAAGGTATTTAGGGTTTTATTGAACAATTTTATTTAGGAATCAAAAGGACATTTAAAACATTGCTCCAACACGTTTTTTTCCTTcagatttttctattttgttattttgtcaatttaaaaataaatttgtttatCTAAAGTAAACCtcttattttgtcatttttcttatcgatcataaaattttaacttttttctaatttaataaTCCAAATTCGGTTGTTGTGCTACAAACGGCAATCCAAGTCACCAGAGTCACCTTGTACCTCTCTTTAACAAAGTTCTTGAAAATTCTTTCCACCATCATTACAACAACTTTCACCACGTTCAaatcttttatttgaaaaaCTTTGTGAATATTGGTGTTAATCTCGAGCAAAATAATACTGATATTCTATATATTTAGACTTTCATGTTGGAATTACGAACATATTTAATACCAAGATTTAGTATGTTTGAACTTTTTCGATGAAATTTTAGATAAGATTAACACTGA contains:
- the LOC103490641 gene encoding uncharacterized protein LOC103490641, with the protein product MPILQTSLPISIPLRPPLFSFSQSLTGSNHLSYLPNRMPIVTKTTTLIRMGGGPRTYPGGVSKWQWKRMQAKKAKQLLKARLCRERQIYEMRKRAELKAAVSELERPWEVVEKAPNLFSVGADEQVKVLADRFQRPGGFDLWTERDGPQLFETVDELPSARFFPKGVVHSVRPYRSITASESSLSLDSEVGNEIAASFQEDNFRTHRRSSNRKLRSFSVDKEEDNTNYSDYSDTEGSYPRHSSAPSNSNGTKGNIYEERTRNRRTERNLKPSKRGLNPGKNGLDRRQRVPGFQAHNGNTQYGRGKDIRRSRGSHSEVYDMSLEQDGSYRFQPMKSQST
- the LOC103491789 gene encoding uncharacterized protein LOC103491789; the protein is MAVCDFNMCFTFVWAGWEGVAHDTRIFVEALRRPHLGFPHPSKDSDYPQTKGYLGSYRGERYHLANFRRGSQPRGMKEEVFNRRHSSLRCTIERTFGVWKNRWRIVRQMHNFPFDKQLKIVVASMALHNFIRVHSKIDFEFKPYDDDEMLLPSIDEINYEEVNEEHRGSIREMEMNEERDRIAQLLMSS